In a single window of the Pontibacter russatus genome:
- a CDS encoding HIT family protein, protein METTLFTKIVNGEIPAYKVAEDDRFLAFLDAFPTTKGHTLVIPKQQVDYIFDLDEEVYIGLMAFARKVAAAVEKAVPCKRIGLAVVGLEVPHTHVHLIPLNSMQDMNFANKKQFSKEEFEDTASKIKAAYNG, encoded by the coding sequence ATGGAAACGACACTCTTCACAAAAATCGTGAACGGGGAGATTCCGGCCTACAAAGTGGCGGAGGATGACCGTTTCCTCGCCTTCTTGGATGCGTTCCCGACCACTAAGGGCCACACCCTGGTCATCCCCAAGCAGCAGGTAGATTATATATTCGACCTGGACGAGGAAGTATATATAGGCCTGATGGCGTTCGCCAGGAAAGTGGCCGCCGCCGTGGAGAAGGCGGTGCCCTGCAAGCGCATCGGCCTGGCCGTGGTGGGACTCGAAGTGCCGCACACCCACGTACACCTCATCCCGCTCAACAGCATGCAGGACATGAACTTCGCCAATAAGAAGCAGTTCAGCAAAGAGGAGTTTGAAGACACGGCATCCAAAATAAAAGCCGCCTATAACGGGTAG
- the greA gene encoding transcription elongation factor GreA: MSKISYYTAEGLQKLKEELAELKTKGRAEVARQLAEARDKGDLSENAEYDAAKDAQGHLELKIAKMEEIVGNARLIDESGLDASKALILSKVKLKNLKNNMVVDYTLVAEEEANLAAGKISVKSPIGKGLLGKSVGDVADITVPAGKLQFEILEISR; encoded by the coding sequence ATGAGCAAGATTTCTTATTACACAGCGGAGGGTTTACAAAAGCTAAAGGAAGAACTGGCTGAGCTCAAGACGAAGGGCCGGGCCGAGGTGGCGCGCCAGCTGGCAGAGGCCCGCGACAAAGGCGACCTGAGCGAGAACGCGGAATACGATGCGGCCAAGGATGCCCAAGGCCACCTGGAGCTGAAGATTGCCAAGATGGAGGAGATTGTAGGCAACGCCCGCCTCATAGATGAGTCGGGGCTGGACGCCAGCAAAGCCCTGATCCTGTCGAAGGTGAAACTCAAAAACCTGAAGAACAACATGGTGGTGGACTACACGCTGGTGGCCGAAGAAGAGGCAAACCTGGCGGCAGGCAAGATATCGGTGAAATCGCCGATAGGGAAGGGGCTGCTGGGCAAGTCGGTGGGCGATGTGGCCGACATTACGGTGCCCGCCGGCAAACTGCAGTTCGAGATTCTGGAGATAAGCCGATAA
- a CDS encoding NAD(P)-dependent oxidoreductase — protein sequence MPTSTIRILIIDEMHPSLFPMLDEIGAEADYRPDIPPAEVRQALAGFDGLILRSKVRVTASTLELAERLKFVARAGAGLDNIDVQALQDRSIALLGANEGNRQAVGEFTLGLLLALVRHIVRGDRQVRDKLWVREPNRGEEISGKMIGIIGYGNMGQNFARVLGGFNCRILAYDCFAPEKVQPPAERVSLEELQAQAEVVSLHIPYIPENLGLANDAFFEAFRKPIWFLNTSRGDVVDQAALVRHLKSGKIKGAALDVLENEKLQTFTTAQQENFGYLTAADNVILTPHIAGWTHESYVKINEVLVGKIRQLL from the coding sequence ATGCCGACATCAACGATTCGCATTCTCATCATCGACGAGATGCACCCAAGCCTTTTCCCGATGCTGGATGAAATCGGAGCCGAGGCCGATTACCGGCCCGACATACCACCGGCTGAGGTGCGGCAGGCGCTGGCCGGGTTCGATGGGTTGATTCTCCGGAGCAAGGTGCGCGTGACGGCTTCTACCCTGGAACTGGCCGAGCGGCTGAAGTTTGTGGCGCGGGCAGGCGCGGGCTTGGACAACATTGACGTGCAGGCACTGCAGGACCGGAGCATTGCGCTGCTCGGCGCGAACGAAGGCAACCGGCAGGCGGTGGGGGAGTTTACCCTCGGGCTGCTGCTGGCGCTGGTGCGTCATATTGTCCGCGGCGACAGGCAGGTACGGGACAAGCTGTGGGTGCGGGAGCCCAACCGGGGGGAGGAGATAAGCGGCAAAATGATCGGCATCATCGGGTATGGCAATATGGGCCAGAACTTCGCCAGGGTGCTGGGCGGCTTTAACTGCCGTATACTCGCTTACGACTGCTTTGCGCCGGAAAAGGTACAGCCACCCGCCGAGCGTGTGTCGCTGGAGGAACTGCAGGCGCAAGCCGAGGTGGTAAGCCTCCACATCCCCTATATCCCCGAGAACCTGGGGCTGGCGAACGATGCATTTTTTGAGGCCTTCCGGAAGCCCATATGGTTTCTGAATACCTCGCGCGGCGATGTGGTGGACCAGGCGGCGCTGGTGCGGCACCTGAAGTCGGGCAAAATAAAGGGTGCTGCGCTGGATGTGCTCGAAAACGAGAAACTGCAGACCTTCACCACCGCCCAGCAGGAGAACTTCGGCTACCTCACAGCCGCCGACAATGTCATCCTCACGCCGCACATCGCCGGCTGGACGCATGAGTCTTACGTGAAGATAAACGAGGTGCTGGTCGGGAAGATTAGGCAGTTGCTTTGA